Proteins encoded within one genomic window of Nonomuraea gerenzanensis:
- a CDS encoding cytochrome P450: MVVPLPHQRLRLDPVPALFDLQEDGPLHEYDTEPGLDGHKQWLVTGYGEIREILADANRFSSMRPVEDEAERAWLPGILQSYDAPDHTRLRRTVTRANTARRIESLRPVVEETVEDCLADLESMGSPVDFVRNAAWPIPALIACDFLGVPRDDQAELSRMFRDSRESRVPRQRNVSGLGIVDYARKLAARERLDPGTGMIGGIVREHGGEVTDEELAGLVEGIMIGAVEQMASQLAIAVLLLVTHPDQMALLRERPELADSAAEEVFRYASIVETPSPRTALVDTRLAGRDIHAGDVLTCSILAGNRAREDRFDLTRGNPEHLAFGHGVHFCLGAPLARLQAQVALPALVRRFPSLRLAVPAEDLRFKPGKPAPFAVEELPVEW, encoded by the coding sequence ATGGTGGTTCCGCTGCCGCATCAGCGGCTGAGGCTCGATCCCGTGCCGGCGCTCTTCGACCTGCAAGAGGACGGGCCGCTGCACGAGTACGACACCGAGCCGGGGCTGGACGGCCACAAGCAGTGGCTCGTCACCGGATATGGCGAGATCAGAGAGATTCTCGCCGACGCCAACCGGTTCAGCTCGATGCGCCCGGTCGAGGACGAGGCGGAGCGCGCCTGGCTGCCGGGAATCCTGCAGTCGTACGACGCGCCCGATCACACCCGGTTGCGCAGGACCGTGACCAGGGCGAACACCGCCCGGCGGATCGAGAGCCTGCGGCCTGTCGTCGAAGAGACCGTCGAGGACTGCTTGGCCGATCTGGAGAGCATGGGGTCGCCGGTCGACTTCGTCAGGAACGCCGCCTGGCCCATCCCGGCGCTGATCGCCTGCGACTTCCTCGGCGTCCCCCGTGACGACCAGGCCGAGCTGTCGAGGATGTTCCGGGACAGCCGGGAGAGCCGAGTCCCCAGGCAGCGGAACGTGTCGGGCCTGGGCATCGTCGACTACGCCAGGAAACTGGCGGCTCGCGAACGCCTCGATCCCGGCACCGGGATGATCGGCGGCATCGTGCGCGAGCACGGAGGCGAGGTCACCGACGAGGAGCTGGCGGGGCTCGTCGAGGGGATCATGATCGGGGCGGTCGAGCAGATGGCCTCGCAGCTGGCGATCGCGGTGCTCCTCCTCGTGACCCACCCCGACCAGATGGCGCTGCTGCGCGAGCGTCCGGAGCTCGCGGACAGCGCGGCCGAGGAGGTGTTCCGCTACGCGTCGATCGTCGAGACCCCCTCTCCCCGGACCGCACTGGTCGACACGCGCCTGGCCGGACGGGACATCCACGCCGGTGATGTCCTGACCTGCTCGATCCTGGCGGGCAATCGTGCGCGCGAGGACCGCTTCGACCTCACCCGGGGCAACCCCGAACACCTCGCGTTCGGGCACGGCGTCCACTTCTGCCTCGGGGCACCGCTGGCCAGGCTCCAGGCGCAAGTGGCGTTGCCGGCGTTGGTCCGCCGGTTCCCGTCGCTGCGGCTGGCGGTCCCGGCAGAGGACCTGCGGTTCAAACCGGGGAAGCCGGCCCCCTTCGCCGTGGAGGAGCTTCCCGTTGAGTGGTGA
- a CDS encoding MbtH family protein: MTNPFENEDGSFLVLVNDEGQHSLWPSFAEVPPGWTRVHGVATRQECLAYVEENWTDIRPKSLIAEAGA; this comes from the coding sequence ATGACCAACCCGTTCGAGAACGAAGACGGCTCCTTCCTCGTGCTCGTCAACGACGAAGGACAGCACTCGCTCTGGCCCTCGTTCGCGGAGGTGCCGCCTGGCTGGACCCGCGTCCACGGCGTGGCCACCCGCCAGGAATGCCTCGCCTACGTCGAGGAGAACTGGACGGACATCCGGCCGAAGAGTCTCATCGCGGAAGCCGGCGCCTGA
- a CDS encoding cytochrome P450 gives MEVFEELNVVLPGELHWRDRFDPVPQLRSFMAEGPMTELGAEEGPGGRTAWLATGFDEVRQVLGSDKFSSRLLYGGTAAGIVFPGFITQYDPPEHTRLRRVVSPAFTVRRMERFRPQVDQVVEDCLDAIESIGGPLDFVPHFGWSIATTATCDFLGIPRDDQAELSRSLHASRSQRAASRRGAAGNKFMTYMGQVVARTRRDPGDDMLSVVVREHGDEITDAELTGLAAFVMGAGGDQVARFLAAGAWLMAEVPEQFALLRDKPDVVPDWLEEMVRYLTIDEKLTPRIALEDVRIGDRIVKAGDTVTCSLLGANRRHFPGPDDQFDLTRDRAPNVAFGHGIHHCLGRPLAELIFRSAIPALARRFPALRLAEPEQEIRLGPPPFDVKALLLDW, from the coding sequence GTGGAAGTGTTCGAGGAGCTCAACGTCGTCCTGCCCGGGGAGCTGCACTGGAGGGACCGGTTCGATCCGGTGCCACAGCTGCGGTCCTTCATGGCCGAGGGCCCGATGACCGAGCTGGGCGCCGAGGAAGGCCCTGGAGGGCGGACCGCGTGGCTCGCCACCGGGTTCGACGAGGTCCGGCAGGTGCTGGGCTCGGACAAGTTCAGCTCCAGGTTGCTCTACGGCGGGACCGCGGCCGGAATCGTCTTTCCCGGCTTCATCACCCAGTACGACCCGCCGGAGCACACGCGACTGCGCCGGGTGGTCTCGCCCGCGTTCACCGTCCGGCGGATGGAGCGGTTCCGCCCGCAGGTCGATCAGGTCGTCGAGGACTGCCTGGACGCCATCGAGTCCATCGGTGGCCCGCTGGACTTCGTCCCGCATTTCGGGTGGTCCATCGCGACGACGGCGACCTGCGACTTCCTCGGCATTCCACGTGATGATCAGGCGGAGCTGTCACGCAGCCTGCACGCCAGCCGGTCCCAGCGGGCGGCCAGCAGACGCGGAGCCGCCGGGAACAAGTTCATGACCTACATGGGCCAGGTCGTGGCTCGCACGCGCCGTGATCCCGGCGACGACATGCTCAGCGTCGTGGTGCGCGAACACGGTGACGAGATCACCGACGCGGAGCTGACGGGGCTGGCCGCGTTCGTCATGGGCGCGGGCGGTGACCAGGTGGCTCGTTTCCTCGCGGCGGGCGCGTGGCTGATGGCCGAGGTCCCCGAGCAGTTCGCGCTGCTTCGGGACAAGCCGGACGTCGTGCCTGACTGGCTGGAGGAGATGGTGCGCTATCTCACCATCGACGAGAAGCTCACTCCGCGGATCGCGCTGGAGGACGTGCGCATCGGTGACCGCATCGTCAAGGCCGGCGACACCGTCACGTGCTCGTTGCTGGGAGCGAACCGGCGGCACTTCCCCGGCCCGGACGATCAGTTCGACCTCACCCGCGACAGAGCGCCGAATGTCGCGTTCGGGCACGGCATCCATCACTGTCTTGGCAGACCCCTGGCCGAGCTCATCTTCCGGTCGGCGATCCCGGCTCTGGCACGCCGCTTCCCCGCACTCCGGCTGGCCGAGCCCGAACAAGAGATCAGATTGGGGCCGCCGCCGTTCGACGTGAAAGCACTGCTGCTCGACTGGTAA